Proteins co-encoded in one Falco rusticolus isolate bFalRus1 chromosome 14, bFalRus1.pri, whole genome shotgun sequence genomic window:
- the RAP2C gene encoding LOW QUALITY PROTEIN: ras-related protein Rap-2c (The sequence of the model RefSeq protein was modified relative to this genomic sequence to represent the inferred CDS: deleted 1 base in 1 codon) — MREYKVVVLGSGGVGKSALTVQFVTGTFIEKYDPTIEDFYRKEIEVDSSPSVLEILDTAGTEQFASMRDLYIKNGQGFILVYSLVNQQSFQDIKPMRDQIVRVKRYEKVPLILVGNKVDLESEREVLSAEGQSLAQEWGCPFMETSAKSKTMVDELFAEIVRQMNYASLPEKQDQCCTTCIVSERN, encoded by the exons ATGCGGGAGTACaaggtggtggtgctgggcagtgggggggtggggaagtcCGCCCTGACGGTGCAGTTCGTCACCGGGACCTTCATCGAGAAGTACGACCCTACCATCGAGGACTTCTACCGCAAGGAGATTGAGGTGGACTCGTCCCCCTCGGTGCTGGAGATCCTCGACACGGCGGGTACCGAGCAGTTCGCCTCCATGCGCGATCTCTACATCAAAAACGGGCAGGGCTTCATCCTCGTCTACAGCCTGGTCAACCAGCAGTCCTTCCAG GACATCAAGCCGATGAGGGACCAGATTGTCCGGGTGAAGAGATACGAGAAAGTTCCTCTGATCCTAGTGGGGAATAAAGTGGATCTGGAGTCGGAGAGGGAGGTCTTATCTGCAGAAGGCCAGAGC CTGGCTCAGGAGTGGGGCTGTCCCTTCATGGAGACATCAGCCAAGAGCAAAACAATGGTGGATGAACTGTTTGCTGAGATCGTCAGGCAAATGAACTATGCCTCCCTGCCTGAAAAACAAGATCAGTGTTGTACAACTTGCATCGTCAGTGAGAGAAATTAG